From the Saimiri boliviensis isolate mSaiBol1 chromosome X, mSaiBol1.pri, whole genome shotgun sequence genome, one window contains:
- the TCEAL4 gene encoding transcription elongation factor A protein-like 4 isoform X2, with product MEKLCNENEGMPSNQGKMENEEQPQDEGKPEVACTLEDKEKLENERKTENKGKTGDEEMLKDKGKPESEEKAKEEGKSEKEGEAEMEGGSERERKPGREGEPESQTRAAGKRPAEDDVPRKAKRKTNKGLAHYLKEYKEAIHDMNLSNEDMIREFDNMAKVEDEKRKSKQKLGAYLWMQRNLQDPFYPRGPREFRGGCRAPRRDIEDIPYV from the coding sequence ATGGAAAAACTCTGCAATGAAAATGAAGGAATGCCTTCGAACCAAGGAAAGATGGAAAATGAAGAACAGCCACAGGACGAGGGAAAGCCAGAAGTAGCTTGTACTCTGGAAGACAAGGAGAAgttagaaaatgagagaaagacagaaaacaagggCAAGACAGGAGATGAGGAAATGTTAAAGGATAAAGGAAAGCCAGAAAGtgaggaaaaggcaaaagaagaaggaaagtcagagaaggagggagaggcagagatggagggaggatcagagagagagagaaagccagggagggagggagagccagAGAGTCAAACAAGGGCTGCAGGGAAGCGCCCAGCTGAGGATGATGtacccaggaaagccaaaagaaaaactaataaggGGCTGGCTCATTACCTCAAGGAGTATAAAGAGGCCATACACGATATGAATTTAAGCAATGAGGACATGATAAGAGAATTTGACAATATGGCTAAGGTGGAggatgagaagagaaaaagcaaacagaaattgGGGGCGTATTTGTGGATGCAAAGAAATTTACAGGACCCTTTCTACCCTAGGGGTCCAAGGGAGTTCAGGGGTGGCTGCAGGGCCCCACGAAGGGACATTGAAGACATTCCTTATGTGTAG
- the LOC101029774 gene encoding LOW QUALITY PROTEIN: uncharacterized protein LOC101029774 (The sequence of the model RefSeq protein was modified relative to this genomic sequence to represent the inferred CDS: deleted 1 base in 1 codon) has translation MEKPYNKNEGNLENEGKPEDEVEPDDEGKSDEEEKPDVEGKTECEGKREDEGQPGAEGQLEDEGSQEKQGKSEGEGKPQGEGKPASQAKPESQPRAAEKRPAEDYVPRKAKRKTDRGTDDSPKDSQEDLQGRHLSSEEMMRECGDVSRAQEELRKKQKMGGFHWMQRDVQDPFAQGANGVSGE, from the exons ATGGAAAAACCCTACAATAAGAATGAAGGAAACCTGGAAAACGAGGGAAAGCCAGAAGATGAAGTAGAGCCTGATGATGAAGGAAAGTCAGACGAGGAAGAAAAGCCGGACGTGGAGGGGAAGACAGAATGCGAGGGAAAGCGAGAGGATGAGGGACAGCCAGGTGCTGAGGGACAACTGGAAGATGAGGGAAGCCAGGAAAAGCAGGGCAAGTCCGAAGGTGAGGGCAAGCCACAAGGCGAGGGCAAGCCAGCCTCCCAGGCAAAGCCAGAGAGCCAGCCGCGGGCCGCCGAAAAGCGCCCGGCTGAAGATTATGTGCCccggaaagcaaaaagaaaaacggACAGGGGGACGGACGATTCTCCCAAGGACTCTCAGGAGGACTTACAGGGAAGGCATCTGAGCAGTGAGGAGATGATGAGAGAATGTGGAGATGTGTCAAGGGCTCAGGAGGAgctaaggaagaaacagaaaatgggtGGTTTTCATTGGATGCAAAGAGATGTACAGGATCCGTTCGCC CAAGGGGCCAACGGGGTGTCAGGGGA
- the TCEAL4 gene encoding transcription elongation factor A protein-like 4 isoform X1 has product MLTAKLGLRLCCSQCSARPEKEEQPVQNPRRKRRGNLDMEKLCNENEGMPSNQGKMENEEQPQDEGKPEVACTLEDKEKLENERKTENKGKTGDEEMLKDKGKPESEEKAKEEGKSEKEGEAEMEGGSERERKPGREGEPESQTRAAGKRPAEDDVPRKAKRKTNKGLAHYLKEYKEAIHDMNLSNEDMIREFDNMAKVEDEKRKSKQKLGAYLWMQRNLQDPFYPRGPREFRGGCRAPRRDIEDIPYV; this is encoded by the exons ATGTTGACCGCGAAGCTGG GTCTGCGCCTCTGTTGTTCCCAGTGCTCTGCGAGGCCTGAAAAGGAGGAGCAACCTGTCCAGAATCCCCGCAG GAAAAGGAGGGGAAATCTCGACATGGAAAAACTCTGCAATGAAAATGAAGGAATGCCTTCGAACCAAGGAAAGATGGAAAATGAAGAACAGCCACAGGACGAGGGAAAGCCAGAAGTAGCTTGTACTCTGGAAGACAAGGAGAAgttagaaaatgagagaaagacagaaaacaagggCAAGACAGGAGATGAGGAAATGTTAAAGGATAAAGGAAAGCCAGAAAGtgaggaaaaggcaaaagaagaaggaaagtcagagaaggagggagaggcagagatggagggaggatcagagagagagagaaagccagggagggagggagagccagAGAGTCAAACAAGGGCTGCAGGGAAGCGCCCAGCTGAGGATGATGtacccaggaaagccaaaagaaaaactaataaggGGCTGGCTCATTACCTCAAGGAGTATAAAGAGGCCATACACGATATGAATTTAAGCAATGAGGACATGATAAGAGAATTTGACAATATGGCTAAGGTGGAggatgagaagagaaaaagcaaacagaaattgGGGGCGTATTTGTGGATGCAAAGAAATTTACAGGACCCTTTCTACCCTAGGGGTCCAAGGGAGTTCAGGGGTGGCTGCAGGGCCCCACGAAGGGACATTGAAGACATTCCTTATGTGTAG